Genomic window (Sulfurovum riftiae):
GGGTTGATTGTTTATACTTCATAGTGCTTTCCTGTTTTTGTGGTGAAAAAAGGATAACCTATGATTGATTAACCCTCTCTTTCACGACTCTTTATCAGAAATTGCACTTATCCCTTGAATTGGCGCTTGTTTTTTATTTCGGACTCTTCACTTTTAGCAAAATATTCCGAATTGATCAAAATACATTGACAAAACAGGACTTTTAGTGTATAAACTTGAAAGCATAGTAGCCGATAAGGGTTTTACTATGATTTCGTTATAATAATAACCATAATAAGATCGGCAAAATTGTATTTGATGCCGATAAACGTAAGGAGAAATGTTGATCCCGTTTACAGATGAAGAATTGGAACCAGCAGTAAAAGATGTGATCGAGAAGGTCAGGCCTTCCATCAAACTTGACGGCGGTGATATAGAACTGATCGCCATAAAAGACGGTGTTGTCTATGTACAGCTGCAGGGTGCCTGTGTTGGGTGCGGAAGTGCCGGTACCACCATAAAGTTCGGTGTGGAAAGACAGCTTAAAA
Coding sequences:
- a CDS encoding NifU family protein, whose translation is MIPFTDEELEPAVKDVIEKVRPSIKLDGGDIELIAIKDGVVYVQLQGACVGCGSAGTTIKFGVERQLKTLIHPEITVMSVPQGWEDKLDQLG